The Phoenix dactylifera cultivar Barhee BC4 chromosome 17, palm_55x_up_171113_PBpolish2nd_filt_p, whole genome shotgun sequence genome contains a region encoding:
- the LOC103720868 gene encoding Golgi SNAP receptor complex member 1-2-like, which yields MGDSSLELQESGWEELRKEARKIEGDIDVKLSSYAKLGARFSHSSGYADSSSPVASSRSWKSMEIEIQSLLEKLLDINDALSRCAASAVPTTSVTQKLARHRDILHEFTQEFKRTRGNLNSMMEHAELLNSVKNDISESKASGSMSPRINLLRERASIHGSINQIDEVIGQAQATRSVLGTQRALFGDVQGKVKQLGDKFPIIRGLLGAIRRKRSKDTLILSAVIAACTLFLIIYWLSK from the exons ATGGGGGATTCGAGTTTGGAGCTCCAGGAATCGGGGTGGGAGGAGCTTCGCAAGGAGGCGAGAAAGATCGAGGGCGATATCGACGTCAAGCTCTCCTCCTATGCCAAGCTTGGCGCCCGATTCTCTCACTCTTCGG GTTATGCAGACAGTAGTTCACCTGTTGCATCCAGCAGATCATGGAAGTCTATGGAAATTGAAATCCAGTCTTTACTAGAGAAGCTACTGGATATTAATGATGCACTGAGTCGATGTGCTGCATCAGCAGTACCTACCACTTCTGTAACCCAAAAGCTTGCAAGACACAGAGACATACTTCATGAATTCACACAG GAATTTAAAAGAACAAGGGGAAACTTGAACTCCATGATGGAGCATGCTGAGCTTCTGAACTCTGTTAAAAATGATATCAGTGAATCAAAG GCATCTGGGAGCATGTCACCCAGGATAAATTTGTTAAGGGAGAGAGCTTCAATTCATGGAAGCATAAATCAA ATTGATGAGGTTATTGGTCAAGCACAGGCCACAAGATCAGTTCTAGGCACACAGAGGGCTTTGTTTGGTGATGTTCAGGGAAAGGTCAAGCAGCTGGGTGACAAATTTCCTATAATTCGAGGCCTTCTTG GTGCCATCAGAAGGAAGCGCTCAAAGGACACACTTATTCTCTCTGCAGTCATAGCAGCTTGCACTCTGTTCCTAATTATTTATTGGCTTTCAAAATGA
- the LOC103720869 gene encoding monocopper oxidase-like protein SKU5 produces the protein MVARWSVVAALVWAVALVGWCSAGDPFAYYDFDVSYTTASPLGVEQKVIAINKQFPGPLINVTTNWNVVVNVLNSLDEPLLITWDGIQQRKNCWQDGVLGTNCPIPPGWNWTYQFQVKDQIGSFFYFPSLNLQRAAGGYGGFTVNNRVVIPVPFGQPDGDITLFIGDWYNKNHTALRKALDDGKDLGMPDGVLMNGKGPYRYNTTLVPVGIDYETINVEPGKTYRFRVHNVGISTSLNLRIQNHNLLLVETEGTYTMQQNYTNLDIHVGQSYSFLVTMDQNASSDYYIVASPRFVNESLWTRVTGVAILHYSNSKGKASGPLPDGPNDFYDKTWSMNQAQSIRTNVTSGAARPNPQGSFRYGSINVTQVYVLKNKPPVVINGKRRATLNGISYSPPATPLRLADDYDKKGIYTLDFPTRPLDGPPRIGASVINGTYRGFMEIIFQNNDTIVQTYHMDGYAFFVAGMAYGEWTEDSRSQYNKWDGVSRCTTQVFPGAWTAVLVSLDNVGFWNVRAENLDTWYLGQEVYIKVVNPESNDKTESPKPDNALYCGVLENLQKPQKPHGSSEASSSSILGVGSKLLTLMLLLASIAIFA, from the exons ATGGTGGCGCGGTGGTCGGTCGTAGCGGCGCTGGTTTGGGCGGTGGCGCTGGTGGGGTGGTGCTCGGCCGGAGATCCCTTCGCCTACTACGACTTTGATGTCTCCTACACCACTGCCTCTCCGCTCGGCGTCGAGCAGAAG GTGATAGCGATCAACAAGCAATTCCCCGGCCCTCTCATCAATGTAACCACCAACTGGAATGTTGTCGTTAATGTGCTTAATAGCTTGGATGAGCCATTGCTCATTACCTG GGATGGGATTCAGCAGAGAAAGAATTGTTGGCAAGATGGGGTCTTGGGAACGAATTGCCCCATCCCGCCGGGATGGAACTGGACCTACCAGTTCCAGGTAAAGGACCAGATCGGGAGCTTCTTCTACTTCCCCTCCCTCAACCTACAGCGGGCGGCTGGAGGCTACGGTGGGTTCACTGTGAACAACCGGGTTGTTATTCCTGTGCCCTTTGGGCAGCCTGACGGGGACATCACCCTCTTCATTGGGGACTGGTACAACAAGAACCACACG GCCTTGAGGAAGGCACTTGATGATGGCAAGGACCTTGGCATGCCCGATGGTGTTCTGATGAACGGGAAAGGGCCGTATCGGTACAATACTACACTTGTTCCAGTTGGCATAGACTATGAGACCATCAATGTTGAACCAG GCAAAACGTATCGTTTCCGTGTCCACAATGTCGGCATCTCTACGAGCTTGAACTTAAGAATCCAAAATCACAACTTGCTTCTTGTAGAGACAGAAGGAACTTACACGATGCAACAGAATTATACCAACTTAGATATCCATGTGGGACAATCATACTCATTCCTGGTTACGATGGATCAGAATGCAAGCAGCGACTACTACATCGTGGCAAGTCCTAGATTTGTAAATGAGTCACTTTGGACCAGAGTTACGGGTGTTGCCATTTTGCACTATTCAAATTCCAAAGGCAAAGCATCTGGCCCTCTTCCAGATGGTCCTAATGATTTCTACGATAAAACCTGGTCAATGAATCAGGCACAGTCTATCAG GACAAATGTTACTTCTGGTGCTGCACGCCCCAACCCTCAGGGATCTTTTAGATATGGTTCAATCAATGTGACCCAGGTGTATGTGTTAAAAAACAAGCCACCTGTGGTCATTAATGGAAAACGTCGAGCTACGCTCAACGGAATCTCGTATTCTCCCCCTGCCACACCATTGAGGCTTGCTGATGATTATGATAAGAAGGGAATTTATACACTTGATTTCCCTACTAGGCCACTTGATGGGCCACCTCGAATTGGAGCATCTGTAATCAATGGTACATACAGGGGCTTCATGGAAATTATATTTCAGAACAATGATACTATAGTTCAGACCTACCATATGGACGGATATGCATTTTTTGTAGCTGG AATGGCTTATGGGGAGTGGACTGAGGATAGCAGAAGTCAGTATAATAAGTGGGATGGTGTCTCTCGCTGTACCACACAG GTTTTCCCAGGAGCATGGACTGCTGTCTTGGTCTCACTGGATAATGTGGGCTTTTGGAATGTGCGTGCCGAAAATCTTGATACGTGGTACCTTGGGCAGGAAGTGTACATAAAGGTTGTCAACCCTGAAAGTAATGACAAGACTGAGTCGCCTAAACCTGATAATGCTCTCTATTGTGGTGTCCTTGAAAATTTGCAGAA GCCTCAGAAACCTCATGGCTCAAGTGAAGCTTCATCTTCTTCAATTCTAGGTGTTGGAAGCAAGCTGCTCACCTTGATGCTACTCCTGGCTTCAATTGCCatttttgcatga